A stretch of the Meles meles chromosome 19, mMelMel3.1 paternal haplotype, whole genome shotgun sequence genome encodes the following:
- the ZNF835 gene encoding zinc finger protein 835, whose protein sequence is MEGLLREAAPQGSKAGETWQPEGQVRESCPKQKAVAHGEEPAGRAVRAQDALGGIPGSGSSPPGPQTPQTDSGPQKRGAPRKNRKQKQAESPAQEHGGGTEKPWKCGDCGKAFSYCSAFTLHQRTHTGERPFACTECGKAFSQSVHLTLHLRTHTGERPYACTECGKAFSQGSYLASHWRTHTGERPHRCTDCGKAFARPTHLAQHRRVHTGERPFACGQCAKAFRNRSSLLEHQRIHTGEKPFACAQCNKAFRFSSALIRHQRTHTAERPYACGQCAKAFSQTAHLTQHRRVHTGEKPYTCPDCGAPFSQSASLAEHRRIHTGEKPYACAQCGKAFTQVSHLSQHQRVHTGERPYACPDCGRAFSNRSHLRQHQLAHTGAKPYRCLQCGVAFSHVSSLIEHQKVHTGERPYRCAQCGKAFSQGSSLTLHQRTHTGERPYACPECGKAFSNRSYLIQHHIVHTGEKPFECGGCGKAFSFSSALIRHQHTHDKKSCSSGQCGDTVAQLPPLT, encoded by the coding sequence ATGGAAGGACTCTTGCGTGAGGCCGCCCCCCAGGGCTCCAAGGCCGGAGAAACCTGGCAACCAGAGGGTCAGGTCAGGGAGAGCTGCCCGAAGCAAAAGGCCGTGGCCCACGGGGAAGAGCCCGCCGGGCGCGCCGTGCGGGCACAGGATGCGCTCGGCGGGATTCCGGGATCCGGCTCGAGCCCTCCTGGTCCCCAAACCCCCCAAACCGACAGCGGCCCCCAGAAGCGCGGGGCGCCGAGGAAGAACcggaagcagaagcaggctgaGTCCCCGGCGCAGGAGCACGGGGGCGGCACGGAGAAGCCGTGGAAGTGTGGGGACTGCGGCAAGGCCTTCAGCTACTGCTCGGCGTTCACCCTGCACCAAAGAACGCACACCGGGGAGCGGCCGTTCGCGTGCACCGAGTGCGGCAAGGCCTTCAGCCAGAGCGTGCACCTGACGCTGCACCTGCGCACGCACACGGGCGAGCGGCCCTACGCGTGCACCGAGTGCGGCAAGGCCTTCAGCCAAGGCTCCTACCTGGCGTCGCACTGGCGCACGCACACGGGCGAGCGGCCGCACCGCTGCACCGACTGCGGCAAGGCCTTCGCGCGCCCCACGCACCTGGCTCAGCACCGGCGCGTGCACACGGGCGAGAGGCCGTTCGCGTGCGGCCAGTGCGCCAAGGCCTTCCGCAACCGCTCGTCCCTGCTGGAGCACCAGCGCATCCACACGGGCGAGAAGCCGTTCGCGTGCGCGCAGTGCAACAAGGCCTTCCGCTTCTCGTCGGCGCTCATCCGCCACCAGCGCACGCACACGGCCGAGCGGCCCTACGCCTGCGGCCAGTGCGCCAAGGCCTTCTCGCAGACCGCGCACCTAACGCAGCACCGGCGCGTGCACACGGGCGAGAAGCCATACACCTGCCCCGACTGCGGCGCGCCCTTCAGCCAGAGCGCCTCGCTTGCCGAGCACCGTCGCATCCACACGGGCGAGAAGCCTTACGCGTGTGCGCAGTGCGGCAAGGCCTTCACGCAGGTGTCGCACCTGAGCCAGCACCAGCGCGTGCACACGGGCGAGCGGCCCTACGCGTGCCCAGACTGCGGCCGCGCCTTCAGCAACCGCTCGCACCTGCGGCAGCACCAGCTGGCACACACGGGCGCCAAGCCCTACAGGTGCCTGCAGTGCGGCGTGGCCTTCAGCCACGTGTCCTCCCTCATCGAGCACCAGAAGGTCCACACAGGCGAGAGGCCCTACCGCTGCGCGCAGTGCGGCAAGGCCTTCAGCCAGGGCTCCTCGCTCACGCTGCACCAGCGCACGCACACGGGCGAGCGGCCGTACGCGTGCCCCGAGTGCGGCAAGGCCTTCAGCAACCGCTCCTACCTGATCCAGCACCACATCGTGCACACCGGCGAGAAGCCCTTCGAGTGCGGCGGCTGTGGCAAGGCCTTCAGCTTCTCCTCCGCGCTCATCCGCCACCAGCACACGCACGACAAGAAGTCCTGCTCGAGCGGCCAGTGTGGCGACACCGTCGCGCAGCTGCCGCCCCTGACGTGA